A window from Terriglobia bacterium encodes these proteins:
- a CDS encoding DUF4382 domain-containing protein encodes MRRPVTIFLLAIIVATMTACTSNTTIPSRGNVAVLLTDAPLDLTGVKAVNVTLKDMILYPPETSGTSSDTGGTSMELQNVVAGAGMKVNLLDYRNGKTVVVATADVPPGSYSRIRLEIDSAELVRAGATADAADQVDPIFVPSGKVDVPVSLTVTSGEPTAVTLDFDAAMSVQVNATNGEHPFILRPVITPVGASHS; translated from the coding sequence ATGCGTAGGCCCGTGACGATCTTCCTCCTGGCGATCATCGTCGCCACGATGACCGCGTGCACATCGAACACCACGATCCCGTCGCGCGGGAACGTCGCCGTACTTCTGACCGACGCGCCCCTCGATCTGACCGGGGTCAAAGCCGTGAACGTGACCCTCAAGGACATGATCTTGTACCCGCCGGAAACGAGCGGGACCTCGTCGGACACCGGCGGGACCTCGATGGAGCTGCAGAACGTGGTCGCCGGCGCCGGCATGAAGGTCAACCTGCTCGACTACCGGAACGGCAAGACGGTGGTGGTCGCAACCGCGGACGTGCCGCCGGGGTCGTATTCCAGGATACGGCTCGAGATCGACTCGGCCGAGCTGGTCCGGGCCGGCGCCACCGCCGATGCCGCGGACCAGGTGGACCCGATCTTCGTTCCTTCGGGCAAGGTCGACGTGCCGGTGTCCTTGACCGTGACGAGCGGCGAGCCCACCGCGGTGACGCTGGACTTCGACGCCGCGATGTCGGTCCAGGTCAACGCGACGAACGGCGAGCACCCGTTCATCCTCCGTCCGGTGATCACGCCGGTGGGGGCGTCCCACAGCTGA